The stretch of DNA atttattaaaacttaTGTAGATAGATATTGAGAAGTATAACATTTGAATTAAAGAATCGTTTtaccattaaaattttaaggagtttttcttttcaaaatgatGTTTTAATAGTTTTGGGAACTTGAGAGCTTTATCGTTGCACTTTTCGTTTGATTTTTTGATCAGCTTCTATATGATGTCGGTTGAAAGAATTCCCAAGAAACTAGAAATATTTGAACCAGAAGAGAGGAAAGAACGTTGTAAATAAAGtccttaaggggggtctcttttgagagctggggaaattaaatgtttttatttttcttgaggtttttcttaaaattggttttccgatgtttgTCATATTTAAAGTCTtgttattgaagagtaagaaaatcactttctgcCATCTtaagtgcgacgccatcttgtgattttcctcaaaacacaaaggtaggtttttctcaggatcaaccagatggattttgatggagtaaaaagcaaatgaaagaggaaataacAATGCTGATTTTGATgcaccagaattttgaatttccattctggggctaagaaaagtggaaaaacgtcaaaaatatctgaaaagaagtttttgtTTAGGGCAGATCTGTGGAAAATCaaaagatggcgtcgcacctaaaatggagaaaaatgattttcttacacttcaataatttggctacaaatgtaacaaACATCGGAATaccaagtttaaaaaaactccgaaaattacaacattaaaaatgtgtaaattctaacaattttcccaagagactCTTTAACTCTTTAAGAACTAATAAGACAATTTGGTCTCATAACTcgttttataaaatgtttaattttgaatatgttaatttttgtaaattgagtCAGAATCAACGCATGTTTGTTTATGCCATTATGGTCcttgaatattttgagaaaaccCCAAAGGACtgaatttgagtttttttttccacccactgGGTTCCTTTTGGTTCGTAAGGAAGTAGGAGAAGCGGGGTAATTTGAGCACTTTGGGGTATTTTTTTAGCATATATCAAGCAAGTATGGTTCTacgaagataaaaaaatagccctattttgtaggtaattttccattttcctaaacccttaaACCACGGGCCATATTACCCCATTCCAGTTTTCaggataaaaccatttccacaggaaaatctgttcaAGATTCGGTAGATGGATGACACTGTCGTCTTTATGTGGCATTGTCAAGGACCATACCATGCTGAACATACCGGTTCTCGTCCGATCACCGAAGTCAAGCAGCATCGGGCGCGGTTAGTACTTGGATGGGGGACCGCTTGGGAACACCGCGTGCccttggcatttttttttgtatataattccACATTGTGATGTATCACCGGGACATAAAACcctataaatttaattaatgaccCTTTGTGAcataaactaattttaaagCCTTAAAACCTAAACCAAAAAGGCTCACATTAATCACGTCAAGAAAACAACCATcaaccttaaaaaatatttcgaaaatgacgAACTCTTGAAAGACCCAAAGTATTGAAAAAGCAcagaaaatccctttttaaaatatttgtttaagtAGTATATTTCTCCTGGctcctaagatttttaattgatttaaatgaaattttcaggaaTATGAATTAGTTCTAAAGGTaccaaatcaaaaattttggaaataaatttttcgttaaagaaaatccttttccaccatttttaCCTCGACtccatcttgtttttttttctatttttttatgttcttccTTCTGACACTaaggtagatttttttcaagatcatctggatggattttgatgtaATAAAAAGCAAACCAAAGAAGTTGATATATCCAATATATCCAATTactgaaaattgattttcttaaaaaaaaaaccaaaaacaaaataaaatcaaagcaTGCTactgtaatatttttttttattttcttttatagcatatatttgttgttttttttgttatcataaatttaaacgtattattattacattatctaacttttttttttgtaataatataatgtttttcttccatttgtgtatattttttcacctcaatttttttctcatcaaataaCAACCAATTGATTGTATGATTagatatatataataatttacacTTTCGCGTATATACTTTTGTGTTTCATTCTCTacaatgatattttttcttcttcatttattaataaatctttaatgaAAACCATGTTCCAACATTGCcctaaattgcattttgggtTTAATTTGCGCGCAACAAACACGGGATGGTTCTcaataaatggatttttttaaaaaacttctttGTTTCTTATCCTGTTGACTGCAtcgaattttttcttgcagttCATTTAtccaatgaaatttcttttacgacataaatcttaataattttttcttcttcatgttTTTGCATAATCCTACAAATTAATTCGTTTAATTCCACATTCGTATCCTTGTAAAAATGTCGaagttttttgtgaattaagtATTTGGGGGGAGAtacttttcaaacttttcttttcaatttctttttcatcaatatGTGCTCATTTCTTCGCTTTTGTAGAATAGCAAAGAAGGGCTCCTTAAACTTGTTTGTGTATTTCTATCAAGGAAAAGATCTTTTAGTCACagcaacaattttttttattcttacaaATTCATCATATTCATCTAACTTGGGCACAATGAAAAAGTGGAGGacagtttgttttttttaatgtttaaattaatgctttatagaaaagaaagaattttccttcacgatatttgtattatttaatttttttttctcataatttttttcttcttcttgtaaGTGTGTAAAAATagggatatttttttccttaagttTGTCATTCGATAGAAGGGTCCTTGGAGTTGTTCTCtctatgagaaaaatattcttaatcaTATATTGTCCATGAAgtaatcgtattttttttcatttctacagagaaatacttttttattcaaattgaaatagttttatgtgaataaatttgttcgttttttttaacattttcgaAACCATCATCCAAAACGttcttctttacttttttatgttgttgAATTCCAAAGAGTTGTGCTTCTGTGaaatcgtttttcttttaagtaattttgggAAGTGCCTTGAATTTGATCACATTTTCATAtcgaaaatataaaataaaaagttacaaacttgtgatttatttttcttcactaaTATCAActatctttttctttctttcttgaattacattaaattgttaattatgtatgcttttactaattttatctgtttaatattttttctttgtttgtGTAACATCAAAGTTATTCTACTGTGCATTTGTAAAAGTATTATTATTtgcttacatttttttgttttttactgCGCCTCACTTTTCTTCTTGCATGACTTCAATGGAGGAGTCGTTTTAGTTGAATTAACGCCTTTttccatgaaatatttttgaatacatCATCAGTTGTCCTGTTGCGAAGCATTaacattttctcacaatttttttttactttaacagaaattatttaaaggaCATCTTTAGTCGTTTTTCTTAACGAGAAAACAAGTCTATTAATGCCCATGAACTTGTAAAAAGTATCAAAAATAGCCAAAcgcattttaaattttgggaTTAGTTATGGAAAATTGACGCAGGCTTgtccaaaaatgcaaataatgacgtcagCGCTGTGTTGTCTCTTTAAACATTAGAAACATTCGCACCGATGTTTCATTAGTGAGTCTTACAGCTATgtctgaaatattttcattagaaCCATGATGAGATGTGGAAGTTCACAAGAAATTCACTTTCGGTCTCCAAATAACAAACATTATCTAATAACTTTGATCAGAAATTGAATAGTTTTGGAAGAAAAGTGGTTTCAAAAATATCATGTCAGAACACACTGATGAAACATAAGCACGAGTGCTTCATACGTTTGAGGAAGCAAATCACACAAAGATTAGATCTTGTTTGCATTTTAGTGCAAATTTGGGGTTGTTTTCGGGGGAGTAGTCAATAAAAAGAACGATGTTTAATTTTGCGACGCGTTTCGGCCAAATATATTGGTCATCATCAGGCCCTACACAACAGAAAAGGTACAAAGGTATTTACAGTGTGGGCtctcaaagaataaaattaatgtgaaaatttagaattatgaaatgcaaaaatttctttttttgaacaaaGAAAGTGCAAATCTTTGCCGATTTTGTACAGCTAAACACAGTAGAAAATTGAAGTTTGTTTGGCtctatttatctttttttttgattcgaTCAACGTTGGTGGAGccgttctgtattcgaaccaaTGTCCATTTTAATGCGAGCTTATTGCTTTGTCCATTGCTCCATTAACTCCTTAAAATTGTATGCTTGCtgttcaataataaaaaaaattccatgttGGTCTTGCGAAAACTCCGCAAATTCTTTCCaagcattttcttttacagaaAATGTGTTTATTAACCTTTTTAGTATTCTTTATCTGCAATCTAGAATGAAATTGAATCTTGAAACTTATGAGAAGGGATTGTACAAAAAAGTTGTGAAAAAAGGCGTTAATTTCTACATTGGAACACTAACCTGaccatcatttttttttctacactaaATGCAATGGGAGACATTGATTtgaacaactttttttttcatgagaatAAAACTTGGCAGCTAACTCCTCcgatgatttattttataaaaacaaaGTCCTCCAGATCCTGATCTACAGTTTCTAGATactatatttcatttttccatAATGCAGTATTTAACattgaaaatgtgaattgaTTAATGTTTATAATatgtaaaatgtttcatgttttttttttctactcaaACCAGTCCTccttattcttttaaattcacgATGAATGAGTACTACCAACcatcttcaaaaattcttaccTTCTTAAatatgatttgttttttttttattagaattttctcgcgtttttcATTAGCATAAAACGCCCAAAGTTTCAGTGATTCTctactaaaatatttctttaaacattTGTTACCTCTTTTCTCACATGAGACGATGCTAGACAAATTTTCTcgacattaatttaaatattttttgttgttttctgtTTCtctacacttttttttcactaaataaaAACACTTGCAATAATGTCATTCAATTGTGAAtgattgtacataattttccatCCTCAACACTATCAATATATAGGAGAttatatgttttctttttcacttgaTCCTCATTTTGTCTTTCactctatttaaatttttctaatgtctaagtttgtttctttttttctttttcatctaaTGTCAATAATTGGcaccaattaaatttaaatatcttttcaacaacaaaaaacgttttaaaaaaagcatttttataagtaaaaataaaaatttataaatgaaaatgagtgatttatatgaaaaaatattgcaataaaaaatgtataatcattttaaatacaaaataaaatgaaattaaaaccATTTCTCGCAACACTCCTAATTTGTCTTGTGAAGCTCAAAAGTTCCTTTTGGCGCATTAAACCGTCGTTTTCTTTACTTTACTACACACCATTTAGCACAAATCTACGtgaatttgttttttgttccttaaaattgcaaagagagaTAGAGGAAGAGAGTACaataatttccattgaaagtttattttcatcaGTAAGTTTTATGATGTTACTGTATCTcgttttaatataaattcctTGTATTTGACCCATAaatttggttgttttttttactatatagTTACGTTATATTGCTaacgtttttttctgtatataaATCTTACGTTCTGTTATGCTtaaaaaacagaagaaattGTGGGAGATGTATCcttaataaaatagaaaataataatcttaatgatgaaatagaaaattattttatggctGTTGAGATGTTTGTGTTTGTTGTTGTGGTTCAGCAGGAGAAcctgaaataaatatttttttgatagcACACAagtttgggatttttcttctttttcttcaaaattgtaaagaaaaaaaatcccttcttATGAGCGCTTACCAATGTCATTTGGAGTAGCTGGTCCATTTGACTGTGCCATGTACTTTTGCCTCACTTCACGAATCTTCAGCTGAAGACTTTGCTTTGTGGGAAAGATGTCATTATGGGCCAgctaaagataaaaaaaaacatttttttttttaaataatttgaagtTTTAACTTGtcgagaaaattcttaaatctaaagaaaaaagaaaatcttacctGGAAACTATTTGTTGCCTGAGAGGTGGGAAACCAAGTGCCATGTTCCTGAAACAACTGCATTACAAGTTGTCTTCGCTGTTCGAGTATCCGTCTATGTCCTTTCTCCACTGGATCTTGAGCTCCTGAGCCTGCAGATCCACCACCCACCGCACTACTACACACCGATCCAGCACTCCCGCAAATTGTTGCACTCCGTACAGACGATGCACTCTGAAGCGGAGTCTTTGGCGTTCGTGGAGATCTATCGGTATCTGCACCTTCTGTAGCAGCTGAAATAGCAAAGAAAACTCCATCATTTGTCCTTCTTTAGAGACACCAATGGACAATGGAAAACATACCTCGTAGTTGATCAATATTGAAATCAGCACCAAAGAAACGATTGCCAACAATGTAGGAGGCAGATGGTGTGGCAGTTGATGCTGCACTTCCCGCTTCGGACATTTCCTCATCTgccacagcagcagcagaatcTGGAAGGTAGAATTGGAAGACAGTAGACCACGGTCTTACTGCAGTACGATTGAGGATTTTACTTCAAATTaaacttacaaattaaattgacaacaaaatattatttttgatttttatttcggacaaaacaatttatttattgaaccAGTTTAATAATGTTAACCTTCCGTACGCCGCATGAGGGGTACGTGACGGACCTCAGAAATTTTTACTGACTAACCAAACAGTTGCTTAATTCGTGAAATCTAATTGGTTCCTTACTATATACTGAGTAGTTGTTGAgcctttttaaagaaaaatcaataataaaaaagaattcttacatgtttttttaaagatatatttttccatagaattttgatcataaaattaataatttggaCTCAAAACTATTCCAAATGATCActttatcagaaaatatttttttttggtctgGAAAACGGTTACTTTGGAGAGAGAAATGGAAAACGTGTCGTTagattacacaaaaaaaatcgtcagtaagaaacatttttttttcgtttttcaaCAGTTTgaaattctgttttttattaaaattgaaactaattaaacattttagcaGCTTTTGAATTCCAATTTGTAGCATTTGAAgcttatttttggtttttttcggtcctaaaatactttttctcttttgtgttttaaaggatctatatttttttatatttccagTTCATAAGTTCATAAAACcgtaaatgttttcttttatagagcATAAAATGTAAGGTTAAGTGCAATATTCCAACTAGATTAATCTATTGTATTGTAGTCAACCTACGTGTAAgtatgaaattatttacaaattttggaattttctccgGTGAGCGTCGGGTAAATTCAATtcagcaattaaaacatttgaattgccagagctttcgacacaCTGCGTGTCATCCTCAGTGGCTATTAGATGAATAGtctttattgataaaaaaaacaagtctTTATTTAGttcacaataaattattttttagattaatccAAATCGgtttcaatacattttttttatcaaaatttttctgaagatctttagtttaaaaaaataactttgatGTAATTGTTAAACTGAAATGATTTACTTTTATCTCTTAACGAGAAGCTGAACTGTTTCactgtttgaaaaataaaattctctttctgaAACGCCACTTCTATTACCTCATTTGGCGTATTGAGGGTTAACCAAAATTTCCTTTGAGGGGATCGcaataaaataactttgttTGGTCAAGAAGTTAagcagaaatttttttaatttaactcgcgtttacattaatttctataatttttattgttgtttgagataataataaaaaactaaaaatatatttaaaaaaaaaaaacttcttcaaaCACTTAACGATTAaaggtttaaataaaaagacgAATAGAGCTAagacaaaataaacaaataaattaaaacttacGAGCTTTGGCCAAAGGTTGTGCCTTCTTGCGGTAATTCTGTGTGAAAACACGTGGTGAGGATGCAATTGAAATTGCGCTTGGTGATTGGCAGTCTTCAGGCTTGAATTGCGGCAGCGTttggaatttcttctcaaaatcaACTTGCTTCAGTACActaaaaaaaacggaaattttataaatcagttgaagaataaattaaaacattccAAACTGAAGCAACTCACTTGTCCATATCATCACTCTTGATCTTCTTGAAGAAGGATTTCTTCTGTTGTGGCGACATTTGCCCGTGAACATCATCAATTGTGGCTGATGTTGGTGTTGGCAGGGATGAGGGTAAATTTGTGGTGATGTTATTATTTAGCGTTGTTATCGGTGTCATGCTCATTGTTGTTGGTGTTTGTGGTTCACTCACGCACGATGTGGAGTTTCCATTTGAAGCTAAAACaacaaagaaatcaaataaagaTGTTTgtctttaacaaaaatatatttttttagcatcAATACTCACTTAAATTCTGCCTTCGCTGCAGTGGAGCCTTCCCCAATTGCGCAGGTGTTGGTGCAAGAACAAATGTTTTCTTCTCTGGTGgttcgaaattttcaaaattcttctccttctcctcATTCCCCAAATCACTCACATCAATGGATTCAGCTGAACTTGATTTTGGTGTTGCtggaagatttttaattcCCGGTGATTCCAATGGTTGTTGTTCTTGTTTAACTGCAAAttacaatttcatttatttattttttcttttcatgaaatgtctgagtttttttttattttgtacctTTCAAAAGACTTTGAGTGGAGTAATTTTGTGTTGATATGAGAAGATTCGGCATTTGCCCTTGAATAACATACTGAAGTGTTGGAGCAGATGCTGCAGTTGTTTTCGGTGTATTGGCAGCAATTGCTTGGGCTTGTTGAGTATTGAGAGCACCTGCATTGCTTGTGAAAATTCTCGGTCGTTTGTGCATcatatattgattttcctctgCAACTGGGACTAATGCAAtctgaatgcaaaaaaaaatggaaaatatttagtcAGAAAAAAGTCCTTTTTTGTCCTACAAATTGAACTCTCACCTGCTGATTCCCAGTGACAGTCCACATAATGGATTTCGGGCTCATAACTTGTGGTGGATTTGATGAGGAGGTGGGTGCTGCTGATAGGGTGGCAATTGTACTTGGATTTATCATGAGTATCTGCTGCGATGGAAGCTGCGGCTGTGGAGCTGCTGCTGAGGTCTTTTTGTTGCCATCACCACCACTCAGTGTTGCCACCAATTTACCCTTGTTGTTGGCAGCATCTTTGCCACCACACACCTCACCTGCTGTGGCCAAATTTGCATTTGCAATCAATTCTGAAAATGATGCAGGTGTCAATACAACATATCCCGCCTGTCCCACTTTATTCACACCACACATTTCTGTCTGATGGTTGTTATTGTTATTCTCAATAACAATTGTCTCATACACAAACGTATCGTCCGTTACGTGTTTCATTGCGGATGATGAATTAGTGGTATTAGTGGTGTTAGTAATGCAGGAAGAAGTAGTAGAATTACAAGTAGAAATAGTAGAAGTGATGAGTTGATGATCAAGATGATGGTGATGATTTTGGTTAGTGACACTTATCGCGACGAATTTACCTTTGTTGTTCACATTATTGTTATTGTATAAACTATCACCGGCACTCCCCTCATTCGGCGATTGTGCCCCACTGTGACGATGATGCTCACCATGTTGTGCATGTGCTGCAAATTCCTTCTTATGATAcatctgctgctgctgttgctccATATTCTGTCGTTGTTGCTCTGTTGCCGCCTGCAACTGCATTTGCTCATGCTGCGTGGCattgaatgtgaaaattgccgaatttttatttgtcacCTCCATGGTATTTTCCATCTTAACCCCAGCCGATTGCATTTGCACATTGAACTGCTGCTCAGCACTTGTTTGCTCCATTGAACGTGGATTCTTACTCTTCGGGCTAGCTGGCATGAAGGCGCCACCTTAAAGAATTAAcgaataaaatgttaataaaaagacgttttaattaaaattaaaagaaatttctcaccTGTTGGATGGAAAGTTGAGACTCCCGATGGATTTTTAGGGCCAAGATACGTAGGAATGGACATATGGGGATAATTGTACATAACATTCTCCATTTGTGATGgcaattttattggttttggCTTGCAACGAATCTCCATGTTGCCATGCTGCTCCCTACTAATCCCAGTATTTCCAACAATATTTGTACCCCCAATCTGTGTCCCTTCATCACCACCCGCTTCATTCATCTACAGGGTAAGAagagagcaaagaaaaaaaaagatatttgatgaaaaaaattacattttagtgggaaaaagaagaaaaaatcagagGTAATTTGTAAAAACCTTCTTATTCTTGTGTGATTCTTCCGAGTCATCACAATTCGGTTCTTCAACATCTGAATCCGTTACCTTTTCTGCGCACTGCAAATCAATATCGGCATTATTTTCTGTTGCACTCGCCTCCTCGGCTATCACCATCTACacggaagaaataaaaaaaattaatgaaacatTCTAAAGGCGGAATGTTTGTTTAAGAAACTAATTACTTGATCATCATCAGACATTGCTTCTTCCTTCTGCTCTGCCACAGAGGTGAGCATTGTATTAGTGACTGACGTTGTCCCATCAACTGATTGCACTTGAGTGGTGCTACTTGTGTCGGTGACATTTGCACCACCATCCTCCTCCTTCTTTATATTCATCGTCATCTCCACATCCTCACTAACATTCAATGCTGATATAGTCAGCGGGATAACGTCATTCACCTGATTCGTAGATGTCTCCACACCCGGTGTTTTGGGACTCTTCTCATCCAATGAATCTGCCCCATCCACCGAATCTGTCCTTCCACGTCCATCCTTTGTGGAACTCGATGACTTTCTTCGGTCCTTTGAGCACCATTTCCACTCAGGATGAGcctaaaaggaatttttaaaagaaatttcattcaagaatcatcattttccattgcttacaattttgcacaaaatataaaacaatacCGCACAAAGATAGCGTGGTGAACGTGCAAAGATTTTATCACTATACTATTACTCTCGCTATGACTTAATCTCCCTTCTCAACAACACACCTATAAAActctttcttattattttctctataccACACCACAAATATTTTGTAGATAaggctaagaaaaaaaaattacaaaatgtgCACGACATGTGAATGAAAGTACCTTCACATTCACTTTTCATCATTCATTGATACTTTGTGCGTCATTTTTGTAGACCTACATTATTTACACGCCGTTAAACTCACCTTGAAATGCGCTTCCTTGACTTCTGTAGCCAAATCATGGTATTTCCCCTTCTCATCGGGTCCCAATGCATACCACCATTCACCGAGAATCTTACTAACAGTCCGATTGTCCTGATTTGGATGCTTCTGATGCACAAGTGCCCGATgtctctttgaaaaaatcataaaggcATTCATGGGACGCCTTATCTTTGCTCCCTCCTTCTTCATTTGCGGACTCTGTGGATCCTTTGTACTCGCTTCGATGGCACTACATGATTGTGTACGACGCGTTTTTGCTGAACATGTTTCTCCCTGCCCAATTTTTGGGAGAATCGTCGTATGGGAAACAGCTACATTCCCCACGACAAATTGGCTATTTGCCCCCTTCTCCCCATCTAAGGGGGAATCATTGTTTTCCGTGCTGCCAAATGGGCCGTGAttggtgagaaaattgcacGGAATATTACTTCCATTCGCCATACTCGATGGTGgctgaaaattctcatttgtTGATGCACCCGATGAACCTCCTGATGCTTGAGGATTCTCCGGTGCTGGAGTCTCAAATACATCATCATCCCCTTGATCATCTGCAATGATTTccaaggaattttcttcaaggaacaattaaaaatttaaaaaaaaagtctctttaCCTTCTCCATCATCCTCTGCGGTGGGTTCCGTTGACTCTGGTGGCGGTGGTGATGGGGCTTTCGTGCCGGAATTAAACGTTGTCTGCCCAGAGCGCACCTGGGGTGGATTAATAACCGGCAGAAGCGTGTGCCATGGATAGATGGAGTTGGGATTAATGCCGTTTTTTGTCTGGGGCTTCTCCATTGTGGTGGGAATGGAGGACACCACATGCCCTGAATCCATTATAACCGGCTGCAGGTGGTATGCGTGACTCGAG from Lutzomyia longipalpis isolate SR_M1_2022 chromosome 1, ASM2433408v1 encodes:
- the LOC129796970 gene encoding uncharacterized protein LOC129796970 isoform X8 gives rise to the protein MHVSTHSSGSLNFTVPVSSNAQRQIPILDKQQSQDQQQGNISNCDTEDEIPASVISSVGTVNYQQTPHQIYVVATQAPALTKTPTTGVHSQAAAGSGKNIPEPGTSVASYSTYVPDGGTPNKVMQQSMIGVQATTSVAAVQQPRLHPKKRKFDPAELEEMNSTAKMEEGIPSAAATSTEIVNKMTPATVTATSNGVTTAQIIFTTHPMPVYSHANSYHHVQQTVDPPTPSAAPPVREQLQPAVPNIDLTEWRDHRILLKHISMNIYQPGSIKDVEQPHTVVVKMDGEEGCCRKVLDVFGANRFDIVSDACPSVAAVSPGMRVCVRSQLSDSSGYVFVEGIVNDVLNNTKQFTVQMANNAQDVRIVKRADLRLLQPPWWDELTEAMKSGCHDDAMSSTNSGAMSNMGGNTNCHKGADVETKIVYANYAKGTCRNVVGMKSIVAVSSRSSANYGAPIHRYDTSPPIQVHHVLPILHNQEEYYRTTATSPFQGQNVPGGESNVPPGGVVSGNSVEVLTPGVSVLATTSPNPDEHMRRQRYDDYESDDDLRREDISFPMDGDVEKLSGSSKRSSMQSRGSTSSLLDQRLTPRSQPATPRSQTATPHRFKKGDIVTTPSGIRKKFNGKQWRRLCSNDPCSKESQRRGFCSRHLSQKGNSLRSAGGPNQFPTSRSSSKAQADEDTSRDSETSPNYRVAGRYDQEETDVANMLVSLSSSRSATPSFSSPTNHGSPPIHATQSPVTVGNRQNVFMPIGSPAAQSESSKWKANTPSPVSHCLPAHSHVIRPEVRPPQPLPPPVQQPPPQPPPQMHHQPQPPMSTPQQVTTAPPPSNLPPVGHATSVIRISPASSHAYHLQPVIMDSGHVVSSIPTTMEKPQTKNGINPNSIYPWHTLLPVINPPQVRSGQTTFNSGTKAPSPPPPESTEPTAEDDGEDDQGDDDVFETPAPENPQASGGSSGASTNENFQPPSSMANGSNIPCNFLTNHGPFGSTENNDSPLDGEKGANSQFVVGNVAVSHTTILPKIGQGETCSAKTRRTQSCSAIEASTKDPQSPQMKKEGAKIRRPMNAFMIFSKRHRALVHQKHPNQDNRTVSKILGEWWYALGPDEKGKYHDLATEVKEAHFKAHPEWKWCSKDRRKSSSSTKDGRGRTDSVDGADSLDEKSPKTPGVETSTNQVNDVIPLTISALNVSEDVEMTMNIKKEEDGGANVTDTSSTTQVQSVDGTTSVTNTMLTSVAEQKEEAMSDDDQMVIAEEASATENNADIDLQCAEKMNEAGGDEGTQIGGTNIVGNTGISREQHGNMEIRCKPKPIKLPSQMENVMYNYPHMSIPTYLGPKNPSGVSTFHPTGGAFMPASPKSKNPRSMEQTSAEQQFNVQMQSAGVKMENTMEVTNKNSAIFTFNATQHEQMQLQAATEQQRQNMEQQQQQMYHKKEFAAHAQHELIANANLATAGEVCGGKDAANNKGKLVATLSGGDGNKKTSAAAPQPQLPSQQILMINPSTIATLSAAPTSSSNPPQVMSPKSIMWTVTGNQQIALVPVAEENQYMMHKRPRIFTSNAGALNTQQAQAIAANTPKTTAASAPTLQYVIQGQMPNLLISTQNYSTQSLLKVKQEQQPLESPGIKNLPATPKSSSAESIDVSDLGNEEKEKNFENFEPPEKKTFVLAPTPAQLGKAPLQRRQNLTSNGNSTSCVSEPQTPTTMSMTPITTLNNNITTNLPSSLPTPTSATIDDVHGQMSPQQKKSFFKKIKSDDMDNVLKQVDFEKKFQTLPQFKPEDCQSPSAISIASSPRVFTQNYRKKAQPLAKALRPWSTVFQFYLPDSAAAVADEEMSEAGSAASTATPSASYIVGNRFFGADFNIDQLRAATEGADTDRSPRTPKTPLQSASSVRSATICGSAGSVCSSAVGGGSAGSGAQDPVEKGHRRILEQRRQLVMQLFQEHGTWFPTSQATNSFQLAHNDIFPTKQSLQLKIREVRQKYMAQSNGPATPNDIGSPAEPQQQTQTSQQP